One Heyndrickxia oleronia genomic window, GATCGCTGGAAACGAACAACGATGATGAAACTATCAGAATGGTTAAGAGTATGTACTTACTTATTCGTTTTTATTTTTTGGGTGCTTAACCAAAACTCAGTAGGGATTTTATATATTTGTTCATTTATCAGTTCGATTTTTGTTTATGATTCAGCAGCAAGTGCCTTAATTCCAAAGTTAGTCAATAGTGATCATCTAGTGAAAATCAATGCAAGAATATCTGGACTCGTTCAGCTGATGAGATTCCTTTCCTTACCTATTGCTGGATTCATAATGGGGAATATAGGAAGTGTGAAAAGTCTACTCCTTATTATAATTTTATATAGCTTTTCTCTAAGTAGTTTATATTTCATTCATGAACCAAAAAGTCGAGTTTCTCGCAAACAAACATGGATGCAACAATTCAAGGCAGGAATCCAGATCTATCAACAGTATAAGATCCTCCTTTTATTAGGGTTATTAGTATCGGTTACTAGTTTTGGAGTTTTTGCCACACAAGCAATGTATCTTCCCTATGTATCTGAAGTATTAGATGGTTCCTCCTTTGAATATAGTCTGTTTGCTGCTGCATTTCCATTTGGTTATATCATTGGGACGTTTATTGTAGGGAAGTTGAAGCAACCAAAAAAATATTTATATGTAGTCATGAGTTCCTCCTTATTTATTGGTGGTTGTACCTATATAGGTTTAGGTTTAACAAAAGCAATCATCGTCGCCTTATTGATTGAGACAATTGCCGGAATCGTCATGCCATTTTGGAATGTTTTTAGTACCACGCTATATCAGCGGCTTGTCCCTGAAACAATTTTAGGTCAGGTGATGTCCGTCCGTTTTCTTTTAACAAAAGCAGTTGTTCCTTTAGGGATTGTTTATGGGACTTTCGTTGCTACAAAAATTAGTCTATCTTTTTTATTTTTATCGATTGGAGGAATCATTTGTTTCGTCTCTGGATTGGGTTTATGTTATCTAGTTATGTTTTCGTCAAAACGTGAACATTTAATTCAGTGATTGAGGGTATTGGCAAATAGCTGTTCTTCTTTTCATTGTGGGGAATATAAATTTTATAGTGGGATGTGGAAGGAGGATAGATGAAAATTACTCATGTTTGAAATAACAAACATTAACTTAGATCATATAAAAATTAACTCTTCGGATCATGGAAGTTCAATTTCTTTCGGTTCAACAGTGATGATTGGCAAGAGAGTATATGCAAAGAAAAATCAAGCATTTGGTCAAAATGTAGCTGATTCTATCATTCATATTACTCCAGTTAGTATGACTATTGACGATGATATTGAGGATATGTTTAGTAGCAAACATTCGTTATAAAAAACATGGTGTTTGCTAGATTATTCCTTCCTAAAAGGGGGAGATTCGATGATATTTGCTCCAGTTACAATTAACTTTCAAACCCTAAAAGTAAATTCCCTTGATCATTCTGCA contains:
- a CDS encoding MFS transporter, whose amino-acid sequence is MKRDYSITLLFLSQIISTFASTFGTFCISWLVYDVTGSKMAMGGLWLVSIIGQLIVQLFAGPFIDRWKRTTMMKLSEWLRVCTYLFVFIFWVLNQNSVGILYICSFISSIFVYDSAASALIPKLVNSDHLVKINARISGLVQLMRFLSLPIAGFIMGNIGSVKSLLLIIILYSFSLSSLYFIHEPKSRVSRKQTWMQQFKAGIQIYQQYKILLLLGLLVSVTSFGVFATQAMYLPYVSEVLDGSSFEYSLFAAAFPFGYIIGTFIVGKLKQPKKYLYVVMSSSLFIGGCTYIGLGLTKAIIVALLIETIAGIVMPFWNVFSTTLYQRLVPETILGQVMSVRFLLTKAVVPLGIVYGTFVATKISLSFLFLSIGGIICFVSGLGLCYLVMFSSKREHLIQ